The following are encoded together in the Leptidea sinapis chromosome 29, ilLepSina1.1, whole genome shotgun sequence genome:
- the LOC126973457 gene encoding zinc finger protein 62-like isoform X1, with product MDFEDVIVKESPGVCRCCLSEGCYKDLGSEYLWMEETEVYADMLLECFDISISQHSDGPNGMSRLICEVCVTRLRDACNFKKQVLQSEKRFIDMVARGDFENKDTACEDNIKLDHNEEPMDSADVDYFDEGIDFDGGNNESEEIAVEPIKIRSKPGRPKRNAKVDKKSNEATPSASKTVAKDTTAEGPYENFASVRRRKNMEILFNNTSIIPFKWRSRYMCFYCSKEYSLYPDFRKHTKGHGLCTKSDHSLKIIKGSNIEIKLDISEINCELCDEPFPKFENIIDHLIQKHALNYDKSIDIPFQQYKLADMKCQYCSQDFTYFGYLITHLNLAHPQDNFICDDCGATFNKKKSLVNHFRCFHREGGYPCDSCQIICDSQLSLRKHKNGHHFRKCCFCGLSYASNSLLKRHLRSEHCKFADRICPYCSKRCLSAQGVKQHIIKCKRRKQLPIEIDSTFDNNIEPKKKQNLSSIRQNIINVLNMSTAVPFKFFGKFTCFYCPLKFLEFDDLKAHTAQEHPSCDLNSQAIKKCKGERTVIKLDIANLSCKVCNQSVSELDELIEHIITRHNATYDKTLKCFDPFTIRKDNISCTSCAKEFRYFAPLLRHVNSEHGKNNRICDICGRSFKSVAHLKIHFSYEHTGSFTCDDCGVNYKNQWCLGRHKAKCHNVKQFKCSKCSEMFQSPYQMQKHLIEVHNIGHKCSDCGRMFTRNSFMKDHIRRTHLKEKNVPCSICNEKFFDNHLLKMHMVKHEGERKFSCDVCGKTFLRRSNLASHMAMHKKYGHVPATYVK from the exons atggaTTTCGAAGATGTAATTGTGAAGGAAAGTCCGGGAGTTTGCCGGTGTTGTTTATCTGAAGGATGCTATAAGGATTTAGGTTCTGAATATTTATGGATGGAAGAAACTGAAGTATACGCGGATATGTTGCTTGAATGCTTTGATATTAGT ATATCCCAACATTCTGACGGTCCTAATGGCATGAGTCGTCTCATATGTGAGGTATGTGTCACACGACTGCGTGATGCATGCAATTTCAAGAAACAGGTTCTGCAAAGTGAGAAGAGGTTTATTGATATGGTTGCAAGAGGAGATTTTGAAAATAAAG ATACTGCTTGCGAGGACAATATCAAATTGGATCATAATGAAGAACCTATGGATAGTGCGGATGTTGATTATTTTGATGAAGGGATAGACTTTGATGGTG GAAATAATGAATCCGAAGAAATAGCTGTTGAGCCAATTAAGATTAGATCTAAACCAGGCAGGCCGAAAAGAAATGCTAAAGTTGACAAGAAAAGCAATGAGGCAACACCCAGCGCGTCCAAAACAGTTGCTAAAG ATACAACTGCAGAAGGCCCATATGAGAATTTTGCATCGGTTAGAAGAAGAAAAAACatggaaatattatttaataacacatCTATCATACCATTTAAGTGGCGTAGCCGGTACATGTGCTTCTACTGCAGCAAGGAGTATTCGTTATACCCTGATTTTAGAAAGCATACGAAAGGCCACGGCCTATGCACAAAGAGTGATCACAGCTTGAAGATTATAAAGGGGAGCAATATAGAAATTAAATTGGATATATCGGAAATTAATTGTGAGTTGTGTGATGAGCCTTTTCCAAAATTTGAGAATATTATCGATCATTTAATTCAAAAGCATGCTCTTAATTACGATAAATCTATTGATATACCTTTTCAGCAATATAAGTTGGCTGATATGAAATGCCAATATTGCAGCCAAGATTTTACGTATTTCGGTTATCTTATAACGCACTTGAATCTCGCTCATCCGCAGGATAATTTCATTTGTGACGACTGCGGGgctacttttaataaaaaaaaatctttggtaAATCACTTCAGATGTTTTCATCGAGAAGGCGGATATCCTTGCGACAGTTGTCAAATTATTTGCGATTCTCAACTGTCTCTCAGAAAGCACAAAAATGGACATCATTTTAGAAAATGTTGCTTTTGTGGATTGAGTTACGCAAGTAATTCGCTTTTAAAGCGGCACCTTAGAAGCGAACACTGTAAATTTGCCGATCGCATCTGTCCGTATTGTTCCAAACGATGTCTTTCCGCCCAAGGGGTTAAGCAGCATATAATTAAATGTAAGAGGAGGAAGCAACTCCCAATAGAAATTGATTCAACTTTTGACAATAACATCGAGCCAAAGAAAAAACAGAATCTTTCATCAATAAGGCAGAATATAATCAACGTTCTAAATATGTCAACGGCAGTGCCTTTCAAGTTTTTCGGGAAATTCACGTGCTTTTACTGTCCTTTGAAATTTTTGGAATTCGACGACCTTAAAGCTCATACAGCGCAAGAGCATCCATCTTGTGATTTGAATTCCCAAgcaattaaaaaatgtaaaggtGAACGCACTGTTATTAAGCTGGATATTGCTAATTTATCATGTAAAGTCTGCAACCAATCAGTCTCAGAGCTAGATGAACTAATAGAGCATATAATTACAAGACACAATGCTACGTACGATAAGACATTGAAGTGTTTTGATCCTTTTACAATAAGGAAGGATAATATATCGTGTACGTCTTGCGCAAAAGAATTTAGATACTTTGCACCGTTGTTGCGTCACGTGAATTCTGAACACGGCAAAAACAATCGGATTTGTGATATTTGTGGCCGGAGTTTTAAGTCAGTTGCCCATCTAAAGATTCATTTTTCATATGAGCATACTGGATCTTTCACTTGCGACGATTGTggtgttaattataaaaatcaatgGTGTCTTGGGAGGCATAAAGCAAAGTGCCACAATGTGAAACAGTTTAAGTGCAGCAAATGTTCGGAGATGTTTCAGTCGCCATACCAGATGCAGAAACACCTCATTGAGGTCCACAATATAGGGCACAAGTGTTCCGATTGCGGGCGCATGTTTACAAGGAATTCGTTCATGAAAGATCACATACGCAGAACGCATTTGAAGGAGAAAAACGTGCCGTGCTCGATTTGTAATGAGAAGTTCTTCGATAATCATCTGCTGAAGATGCATATGGTCAAGCATGAGGGAGAGAGGAAGTTTAGTTGCGATGTTTGTGGCAAGACTTTCTTGAGGCGGAGTAATTTGGCTTCGCATATGGCgatgcataaaaaatatggacACGTGCCCGCAacatatgtaaaataa
- the LOC126973457 gene encoding zinc finger protein 26-like isoform X2 has protein sequence MDFEDVIVKESPGVCRCCLSEGCYKDLGSEYLWMEETEVYADMLLECFDISISQHSDGPNGMSRLICEVCVTRLRDACNFKKQVLQSEKRFIDMVARGDFENKDTACEDNIKLDHNEEPMDSADVDYFDEGIDFDGGNNESEEIAVEPIKIRSKPGRPKRNAKVDKKSNEATPSASKTVAKDNISLSASRQNLLKLLENTSVVPFEWSNNFICIICKIRLDYEDLKKHTKSHNYETINFDCCIKLDVSETVCEICDFKFGTFEKLFTHFVDEHEFNNVSVIYIEPYKLNDFSCVICNETFSSFPNLKKHSLHHSMAGTFKWTKMEHKTFSRIKNKTKDDKTIFKIRQNIDYLLKLSTAVPFKFFMNRFRCFYCSKDFVDFGALRRHTKIDHESCDLSSKLRNKIKGQSINIKFDILNLSCKICNENYGDINPLIDHLIDYHNVGYDKSLSYMQAFKITDDKIACPLCSLSFQYFRKLLEHINSFHSDNNVVCAYCGKLFRNNHSHRAHISRHHRERSLKCTACSLVFASSNDLARHRTRVHGEKTYKCSQCDEKFSTEYLRQRHLVNAHKIGHKCAVCGKLFTRNSFMRNHIRRSHLKEKNFECDICHKKFFDRDLIETHLMKHTGERRFRCDICGKDYLWKKGLKWHMKLHKIKIK, from the exons atggaTTTCGAAGATGTAATTGTGAAGGAAAGTCCGGGAGTTTGCCGGTGTTGTTTATCTGAAGGATGCTATAAGGATTTAGGTTCTGAATATTTATGGATGGAAGAAACTGAAGTATACGCGGATATGTTGCTTGAATGCTTTGATATTAGT ATATCCCAACATTCTGACGGTCCTAATGGCATGAGTCGTCTCATATGTGAGGTATGTGTCACACGACTGCGTGATGCATGCAATTTCAAGAAACAGGTTCTGCAAAGTGAGAAGAGGTTTATTGATATGGTTGCAAGAGGAGATTTTGAAAATAAAG ATACTGCTTGCGAGGACAATATCAAATTGGATCATAATGAAGAACCTATGGATAGTGCGGATGTTGATTATTTTGATGAAGGGATAGACTTTGATGGTG GAAATAATGAATCCGAAGAAATAGCTGTTGAGCCAATTAAGATTAGATCTAAACCAGGCAGGCCGAAAAGAAATGCTAAAGTTGACAAGAAAAGCAATGAGGCAACACCCAGCGCGTCCAAAACAGTTGCTAAAG aTAATATATCGCTATCGGCATCGCGTCAGAATCTTCTAAAACTCCTCGAAAACACAAGCGTAGTCCCATTCGAATGGTCCAACAATTTCATATGTATCATTTGCAAAATTAGACTAGATTACGAAGACTTAAAGAAACACACAAAAAGTCATAATTACGAAACAATCAACTTTGACTGTTGTATCAAATTAGATGTATCGGAAACTGTTTGCGAGATTTgtgattttaaatttggaacgtttgaaaaactttttactCATTTTGTAGATGAACACGAATTTAACAATGTTAGCGTAATATACATTGAACCTTATAAGTTAAATGATTTCAGTTGTGTTATTTGCAATGAGACATTTTCGTCTTTTCCAAATTTAAAGAAACATAGTTTGCATCATTCTATGGCAGGTACATTCAAATGGACTAAAATGGAACATAAGACATTCagtagaataaaaaataaaacaaaagatgacaaaacaatttttaaaattaggcAAAATATAGATTACTTGTTAAAATTGTCCACTGCAGTtccttttaaatttttcatgaaTAGATTTAGATGTTTCTATTGCTCGAAAGATTTTGTCGACTTTGGAGCTCTTAGAAGGCATACTAAGATTGACCACGAGAGTTGCGACTTAAGTTCTAAATTGAGAAATAAGATCAAGGGACAAAGCATTAATATTAAGTTCGATATACTCAATTTATCCTGTAAGATTTGTAATGAGAATTATGGTGATATAAATCCATTGATCGATCATTTGATAGACTATCATAATGTAGGTTATGATAAATCTCTATCTTACATGCAAGCATTTAAAATTACTGATGATAAAATTGCTTGTCCACTGTGTTCCCTCAGTTTTCAGTACTTCAGGAAATTACTGGAACATATAAATTCGTTTCATAGTGATAATAACGTTGTATGTGCGTACTGCGGCAAACTGTTCCGTAATAACCATAGCCACAGAGCGCATATCTCACGACATCATAGGGAAAGAAGCCTGAAATGCACGGCTTGTAGTTTAGTTTTTGCGAGCTCTAACGATTTAGCCCGACATCGTACGAGAGTACACGGCgaaaaaacttataaatgttCGCAGTGCGACGAAAAATTTAGCACAGAATACCTTAGGCAGAGACATTTAGTGAATGCACACAAAATTGGTCATAAATGCGCAGTATGTGGCAAACTGTTTACTCGCAATTCTTTTATGAGGAATCATATACGCAGGTCGCATTTAAAAGAGAAAAATTTCGAATGTGATATCTGCCACAAAAAATTTTTCGATAGGGATCTTATTGAAACTCATTTGATGAAACACACTGGGGAGAGACGGTTTCGATGCGATATTTGTGGAAAGGATTACCTTTGGAAGAAAGGCTTGAAGTGGCACATGAAGCTGCATAAAATAAAGATCAAATAA
- the LOC126973459 gene encoding zinc finger protein Xfin-like, with the protein MQIRRNLETLLNNTTIIPFKFRGKYLCFFCSKYVEDYVELRKHTKEHGICSTATHALRAIRGISNVEIKIDVSEVACEICKINLPNIDSAVDHLTAEHDIDYFRDIDMPIEEYRLRDLNCSSCDAKFTFFGYLVSHVNSSHPKNSFSCDKCEQKFNKKRDLFSHTKNHHRDGGFVCETCSQTFASLNILNKHKSNWHLSRCNICLLKLPSAALKRKHMKTEHPDDGSLKCKLCTKQFHTELGLKMHLRICKRVDVKFEDNDKDIMDSDVNYQVPKRNNVKQVRENIAIVISMSTALPFNFFQNKFNCFFCSKDFQDPDGLREHTIMSHPVCDMRQKCIRKCRESEASVKIDVSSLACKLCFNSMDSLETLLDHLISVHNANYDKSIKTCLQPYKLVKDRMQCPHCPDEMFRFFGTLLKHVNKKHTDNRNICVHCGQSFRREQNLRVHLWRRHSVGKFSCSICSVDCDIPSRLFMHMAKQHGVKAAKCPKCPQAFETQYLRQKHLIDAHNSGHKCSFCAKLFTRESFLNDHIRRTHLKEKNVECSVCNAKFFNNILLKRHLVKHSGVKNFHCDVCGDRFYWKKSLSSHILKHKKSVELGH; encoded by the coding sequence ATGCAAATTAGAAGAAATCTTGAGACACTGCTTAACAACACAACAATAATTCCATTTAAATTTCGGGGGAAATATCTCTGCTTCTTCTGCAGCAAGTACGTCGAGGACTACGTTGAGTTGAGAAAGCACACAAAAGAACACGGAATTTGCTCAACTGCTACGCATGCCTTACGTGCGATAAGAGGAATAAGCAATGTTGAAATCAAAATTGACGTATCCGAGGTCGCTTGTGAGATTTGCAAAATAAACCTCCCAAATATAGACAGCGCTGTGGATCATCTTACCGCAGAACATGATATTGATTACTTCAGAGATATAGACATGCCAATTGAAGAGTACAGATTGAGGGACCTGAATTGCTCTTCATGCGATGCCAAGTTTACGTTCTTCGGGTATCTGGTGTCCCACGTCAATAGCAGTCATCCAAAAAATAGTTTTTCCTGCGACAAATGCGAGCAAAAGTTTAATAAGAAAAGAGATCTTTTTTCGCATACCAAAAATCATCACAGGGATGGGGGATTTGTTTGCGAAACGTGCTCCCAAACGTTCGCGTCGttaaacattttgaataaacataagAGTAATTGGCATCTATCTAGATGCAATATATGTTTGCTCAAATTGCCATCGGCTGCATTGAAACGTAAGCATATGAAGACTGAACACCCAGATGACGGATCGCTTAAATGCAAATTATGTACTAAGCAGTTTCATACGGAGCTGGGACTAAAGATGCATTTGAGAATTTGTAAAAGAGTTGACGTTAAGTTCGAGGACAATGATAAAGATATCATGGATTCAGATGTGAACTATCAGGTTCCTAAGCGGAATAATGTCAAGCAAGTTCGAGAGAACATTGCTATTGTTATTAGCATGTCTACGGCTCTACCGTTTAACTTTTTCCAAAACAAATTCAACTGTTTCTTCTGTTCGAAAGACTTTCAAGACCCTGACGGTCTCAGGGAGCATACTATAATGTCTCATCCGGTATGCGATATGCGGCAGAAATGCATCAGAAAATGCAGGGAATCTGAGGCGTCCGTCAAAATTGATGTATCGTCACTGGCGTGCAAACTTTGTTTTAACTCAATGGATAGCTTGGAAACACTTTTAGACCATTTGATATCAGTTCATAATGCGAATTACGATAAGTCGATTAAAACCTGCCTGCAACCGTACAAGCTGGTCAAAGATCGTATGCAATGCCCCCATTGTCCTGACGAAATGTTCAGGTTTTTCGGCACGCTGTTAAAGCACGTAAATAAAAAGCATACAGATAATAGAAACATATGCGTACACTGTGGCCAATCATTTAGGCGGGAGCAGAATTTGAGAGTTCATTTGTGGAGACGGCATAGTGTTGGGAAATTCAGCTGTTCCATCTGCAGTGTTGACTGTGATATTCCGTCGAGGCTATTCATGCATATGGCGAAGCAACATGGTGTAAAAGCTGCAAAATGCCCAAAATGTCCACAGGCGTTTGAGACGCAGTATTTAAGGCAGAAACATTTGATAGACGCTCACAATTCTGGACATAAATGTTCTTTCTGCGCGAAACTGTTCACCAGAGAATCGTTTCTGAACGATCATATACGCCGGACGCATTTGAAGGAGAAAAATGTTGAGTGCAGCGTCTGTAATGCAAAGttctttaataatatacttCTTAAACGGCATTTGGTCAAACATAGCGGGGTTAAGAATTTTCATTGTGACGTGTGCGGAGATCGTTTTTATTGGAAGAAAAGTCTTAGTTCTCATATTCTGAAGCATAAAAAAAGCGTCGAACTTGGCCATTAA
- the LOC126973457 gene encoding zinc finger protein 420-like isoform X7 has protein sequence MDFEDVIVKESPGVCRCCLSEGCYKDLGSEYLWMEETEVYADMLLECFDISISQHSDGPNGMSRLICEVCVTRLRDACNFKKQVLQSEKRFIDMVARGDFENKDTACEDNIKLDHNEEPMDSADVDYFDEGIDFDGGNNESEEIAVEPIKIRSKPGRPKRNAKVDKKSNEATPSASKTVAKGKKCSETTSRTRKNASISATQRNRLIKKNALNILESSTVLPFKWYRHSYLCFFCHKPFRDITELKDHTEKDHKKSSVKSAVMYLKRDEKIKIDVSDISCKHCIDKLNDLDELVAHSKVKHNAVYFEDYDTGVIPYKLDGNKFQCAICSDSFQYFITLNQHMNSHYGNFVCELCGKSFLSQERLRCHSLCHGSKFRCNFCSDTFESLSQRSKHEATIHSSDKSIKCFYCAEKFQNYALRKRHHIAIHHIEAPVIKCTVCTKTFNIDSKMRVHMKEVHLREKNYSCTICEQKFFSRTHVQKHMIKHSGDRIHECGVCKKAYARKQTLRDHMRIHSNERRFVCPVCSQGFVQNNSLRLHLRVHHSENI, from the exons atggaTTTCGAAGATGTAATTGTGAAGGAAAGTCCGGGAGTTTGCCGGTGTTGTTTATCTGAAGGATGCTATAAGGATTTAGGTTCTGAATATTTATGGATGGAAGAAACTGAAGTATACGCGGATATGTTGCTTGAATGCTTTGATATTAGT ATATCCCAACATTCTGACGGTCCTAATGGCATGAGTCGTCTCATATGTGAGGTATGTGTCACACGACTGCGTGATGCATGCAATTTCAAGAAACAGGTTCTGCAAAGTGAGAAGAGGTTTATTGATATGGTTGCAAGAGGAGATTTTGAAAATAAAG ATACTGCTTGCGAGGACAATATCAAATTGGATCATAATGAAGAACCTATGGATAGTGCGGATGTTGATTATTTTGATGAAGGGATAGACTTTGATGGTG GAAATAATGAATCCGAAGAAATAGCTGTTGAGCCAATTAAGATTAGATCTAAACCAGGCAGGCCGAAAAGAAATGCTAAAGTTGACAAGAAAAGCAATGAGGCAACACCCAGCGCGTCCAAAACAGTTGCTAAAG gtAAAAAATGCTCAGAAACGACGAGCAGGACCCGAAAAAATGCTTCCATATCAGCAACACAACGTAATCGCCTCATAAAAAAGAACGCGTTAAATATTCTAGAATCATCCACGGTGCTGCCATTCAAATGGTATAGGCATAGTTATCTATGTTTCTTCTGTCACAAACCGTTCAGAGATATAACGGAACTAAAAGATCACACTGAAAAGGATCATAAGAAATCTAGCGTTAAGTCAGCTGTTATGTATCTTAAAAGAGATgagaaaatcaaaattgatgtGTCTGATATAAGTTGCAAACATTGCATTGATAAACTTAATGATTTAGACGAACTGGTAGCACATAGCAAAGTGAAACATAACGCAGTTTATTTCGAAGATTACGATACTGGTGTAATACCTTATAAGTTGGATGGCAATAAGTTTCAATGCGCGATTTGTAGCGATAGCTTTCAGTATTTCATAACACTGAATCAACATATGAATAGTCACTACGGGAATTTCGTTTGTGAGCTTTGCGGGAAGTCATTTTTGAGTCAGGAGCGATTGCGTTGCCATTCGCTGTGTCATGGGTCGAAATTCCGCTGCAACTTTTGCTCCGACACTTTTGAGTCGCTCTCGCAGCGATCCAAACATGAAGCCACAATACACAGTAGTGATAAATCCATCAAATGCTTCTACTGTGCAGAGAAATTTCAAAACTATGCTCTCCGAAAGCGACACCATATTGCAATTCACCATATCGAAGCTCCGGTTATCAAATGTACTGTTTGCACCAAAACTTTTAACATAGACAGCAAAATGCGTGTGCATATGAAAGAAGTTCACCTTCGGGAGAAGAATTACTCTTGCACAATTTGCGAACAGAAGTTTTTCTCGCGAACCCACGTTCAGAAGCATATGATTAAGCATTCGGGTGATAGGATTCACGAATGTGGTGTTTGCAAGAAGGCGTATGCGAGGAAACAGACGTTGAGAGACCACATGCGCATTCACAGTAACGAAAGGAGATTTGTATGCCCGGTATGCAGTCAGGGTTTCGTCCAAAATAATAGTTTGAGGCTACATCTAAGAGTCCACCATTCGGAGAATATTTGA
- the LOC126973460 gene encoding PR domain zinc finger protein 5-like has translation MNTNTLCRCCLAEGVHKDIFNAYNSTDNKEIYAEMLQECFNIVCTQNLSTGICEKCIEILRSTLSFKRLVLKSEKVLENLHQERIDKNNKIKLEPKSEDEYSNGSDDCYLAQLLDAKKQLNAAKMNKKKARVKVKKKIGIPMKDERVPAKSIKTDLLKKDITIDIRKPSNTINVRKRKEIEIKLIRSNALDVKIKLSRLKMSNEKTKHDENLSTILKYSNAVPFKNITLVGVICGYCDATYPDPVDLRNHTVVHKKDQLDLRSNRDMSEYIIKLDVQDLTCTLCGAKVENLNELKEHLIKNHDKTFHKDIKDHFIQYKLTKGDTYDCALCTCRYETFKMLKQHMNVHYDNYICQKCDSTFITKRSLMSHETTHKEGSFKCDLCDKIFPSRQKKMYHEKTKHMGLISIKHCPYCDVSFRSYYQRNLHLVKVHNAEAQYKCNICHRAFVLRSLLMCHIKQNHLMERNCQCTECGHKFFSKKALKAHMIKHTGEKNYLCEVCNKSYARKYTLREHMRIHNNDRRFKCVVCGSGFVQKCSLKSHLLSHHGISMAASEINVAN, from the exons ATGAATACGAATACTCTGTGTAGATGCTGCTTAGCAGAAGGAGTGCATAAAGATATTTTCAATGCTTACAACTCGACTGACAATAAAGAGATCTATGCTGAAATGTTACAggaatgttttaatatt gtatgcacacaaaatttgtCTACCGGAATATGtgaaaaatgtattgaaatattaagAAGTACATTATCATTTAAAAGATTAGTCTTGAAGTCTGAAAAGGTATTGGAGAATCTGCACCAGGAAAGAATTG ataagaacaataaaattaagttgGAGCCGAAGTCAGAAGATGAATATAGCAATGGATCTGATGACTGCTACCTTGCACAGTTAT TGGATGCTAAAAAGCAGTTAAATGCTGCTAAAATGAATAAGAAGAAGGCGAGagtaaaagtaaagaaaaaaataggTATCCCGATGAAAGATGAACGCGTTCCTGcaaaaagtattaaaactg ATTTATTAAAGAAAGATATCACCATAGACATACGAAAGCCTAGTAATACCATAAACGTAAGAAAGCGTAAGGAAATAGAGATAAAATTAATCCGATCAAATGCATTagatgtaaaaattaaattgtccCGTTTAAAGATGTCAAATGAGAAAACAAAACATGATGAAAACCTTTCAACAATTTTGAAGTACTctaatgcagtgccattcaaaAACATTACATTAGTTGGCGTTATTTGTGGGTATTGTGATGCTACCTACCCTGATCCGGTTGACTTGAGGAATCATACAGTAGTCCATAAAAAGGATCAATTGGACCTGAGAAGCAACAGAGATATGTCtgaatatatcataaaattggatGTGCAAGATCTTACGTGTACTCTCTGTGGAGCAAAAGTTGAGAATCTCAATGAATTAAAAGAGCACTTGATCAAAAATCATGATAAAACCTTCCATAAGGACATCAAAGATCACTTCATACAATACAAGTTAACTAAAGGGGATACATATGATTGTGCATTATGTACATGCCGATATGAAACGTTTAAGATGTTGAAGCAACATATGAATGTTCACTATGATAATTACATTTGTCAGAAGTGCGACTCAACTTTCATTACTAAAAGGTCTCTAATGTCCCATGAAACTACACATAAAGAAGGTAGTTTTAAATGTGATTTATGTGATAAGATATTTCCTAGCAGGCAAAAGAAAATGTATCATGAAAAGACGAAACACATGGGACTCATATCTATAAAACACTGTCCTTACTGTGATGTGTCATTCCGGAGCTACTATCAACGGAATCTGCATTTAGTTAAAGTACACAACGCGGAAGCACAGTATAAATGCAATATTTGCCACAGGGCTTTTGTTCTTAGAAGCCTTTTGATGTGTCATATAAAGCAAAATCATTTGATGGAAAGGAATTGTCAATGTACAGAGTGTGGTCATAAGTTTTTTAGCAAGAAGGCGTTGAAAGCCCATATGATAAAGCATACAGGAGAGAAGAACTATTTGTGTGAAGTTTGTAACAAGTCTTATGCGAGAAAGTATACACTGAGGGAGCATATGAGAATACACAACAACGACAGGCGGTTCAAATGTGTAGTGTGTGGAAGCGGTTTCGTGCAGAAGTGTAGTTTGAAGAGCCATTTGTTGTCACATCACGGCATCAGTATGGCTGCCTCTGAAATAAACGTAgcgaattga